AAAATATGGTCTATTACACTTACTTGTGGCTGTAACAAACGCCCTCACGTCGTTTGAAAAGTCTCCTATTCCAATCGTAATGTTGACGGAGTTTCGTCTGGTTTAACCTATCGATTGGTCGGGCATGCCGTGTAAAACGTATGACTTGTCGCTTAGAGTCCGACCGTGGGAGTTTGGTAGTTCACCCACGTAGCTTGAAGGAGGTGTAAAGGGTAATCTGAAACACATTATAGTAGCCTTGGCTACAAATCGTATCCGGGTAGTTATTACCACAACATCCTTGGCCTCTATCAGGTACCCTCGATTGCGCCCTGGCGGCGTACGGTGAAAGCCTCTGGAGGAAGATAACTGGAAAGCCGTATTCAGGAAAACTGACTGTCCGGTTTGATGAGGGGGAGCTGGAGATAGAGCTTTGTTGCCACTACGCCAGCTCTCCACTCTACTGGAGGCGACACCGATCCAGGGAAATGGTGGGTTACTGTTCTTTGGCCGTCCACTGATGAAAGTTTCTTTCGGCATTTCGAACCAGAGAAAGAGGCCCCAAAAAATCTTCCTCCCTTATAGCCTGGGACTGCAGACGGTAGGATATGACAGATACAGGAGAAACTCGAAAGGTATCGCAGATCGTCCCTCTAAAAATAGCAGAGCCCACGATTAGAAGCTGTGATCAGGATCGAAGGAAAGGGACACTAACGGTGGATGTTTGACTGCTGGAAGATGGCGGCCGCTGTGCCGGGCGGCCGCCTGGCTTTCAGCCTGGGAGGTTCTATTTCAGTCTGTCCTTGTCCGGCTTTTTCCTGTGCTTTGCCATGTAGGCCCGCCCCCGCATTTTCCTGACAACCCCCTTTGCCACGCCCTCCGGCAGCCCGTAATAATTCGAAACCTCTCCCGCGACCTGCTTAACGGATAGCCGCCCCTTCGCATTCAGGTACCTGTTAAGGACATACCGCTCGGGCTTGGTCAGGTCCAGCTCCCGGATGAATTTTTCCCTCCTCGCCTTTGACCTGATTCCCCGCCGCAGACTCATCTTCAGCCAGTCCTGGTCATTCCATATTTGGCTGAGGGCCTCAAGGATATCCATGTCTTTATCGGTGGGGACTTTCTGGATGATCCCGCGTCTGATAAGAAAGCTCAAAGAGTTCTCCGTCATGTCGTATTTTTTCGCTATTTCCTCAAGCATTTTTTTGATCCTCTTTCCGCTTATTGGGCAATGGTTGCTGAAATCTCACAATTTCAAAAAGATAAACAAGTTATCAATTCTCACATTTCCACAAAGGAACAAACTTCATTATTTGTTTCTTTCGAGCCTTCCAATGTAGATACCAACGGGGGCAGAGCCGAGTATGAAAGAGGTAATTGAGAAATACATGAGTGAAGTTTCACCGATGCAGAAGGGCCACAGAAGAAACCTGGAGATAGCTCCGCATTTCTGTGATCTCTTCGGTGATTCTCTTGTCAGCGAAGTCACCACCTCAAGGCTTTCTTCGTATAAGGCGAAGCGTTTGACCGGTGAGATTATTTATGGCCGGGGAAGAGGGAAGCGAGCTGGGGAGTCTACGGTCAAGAAAGAGTTTGCTTTTCTCCGTACGGTCTTCAATAAAGCTATCAACGAATGGCATGACGACTGGAGCGGTTGGTTCAAGGTACATCCCGAAAATCCTGTTAAGGCTGTAATCAAGGGGCTTACTGACAGGAAACGTGTCCGCTATGTCCTATCCGATGAAGCAGAAAGGCTTGCGGTGGAACTCAGGCAGTCCGAGCTCGGATGTCTTCGCGAGTTTGTCATCGTTGGCTGTCAGACCGGCATGCGCGAAGGCAACATAGTCAACCTTCTTGTATCCCAGTGCGATTTCAAGAACGGGCTAATTATCAAGCCTGGTGAGGAGATGAAAGGCGGAGAACCTTTCGCGATAAAGATGACCTCTGCAGTGAGGGAGACACTTCAAGGTGTTATCAGGTCTCGCCGACTCATTAGCCCCTTCGTATTTACAGACGGGCAGGGCAAGCCTTACACCGTTAACGCCGTCTCTATGTCGTTCAGGAGGGCATGCAAGCGCGCGAAGGTTGCTGATCTGAGGTTCCATGATCTTCGCCATGATTTTGCTACTCTCCTGATCAACTCGGGTGCATCGCTCTATCAGGTCCAGCATGCGCTTTCTCATGCGGACCCAAGGATGACACAGAGATATGCACATCTTCTGCCTGAAAACAGGGATGTTGTTGACCGAATTGAAGGAGAAGGAATGGCAGCTGCGCTGATGCGTGTCAATGAGAAATCGGGAAGCTACTACCCGGCTACTACCCGCAAGGAAAAACAAAAGAGGTTGCAAGCCGCAACCCCTTGAATTTGTTGGCGTCCCCAGCGGGATTCGAACCCGCGTTACC
The Thermodesulfovibrionales bacterium genome window above contains:
- a CDS encoding site-specific integrase; its protein translation is MKEVIEKYMSEVSPMQKGHRRNLEIAPHFCDLFGDSLVSEVTTSRLSSYKAKRLTGEIIYGRGRGKRAGESTVKKEFAFLRTVFNKAINEWHDDWSGWFKVHPENPVKAVIKGLTDRKRVRYVLSDEAERLAVELRQSELGCLREFVIVGCQTGMREGNIVNLLVSQCDFKNGLIIKPGEEMKGGEPFAIKMTSAVRETLQGVIRSRRLISPFVFTDGQGKPYTVNAVSMSFRRACKRAKVADLRFHDLRHDFATLLINSGASLYQVQHALSHADPRMTQRYAHLLPENRDVVDRIEGEGMAAALMRVNEKSGSYYPATTRKEKQKRLQAATP